The following is a genomic window from Gemmatimonadales bacterium.
GGGCGACGAAGTGGTGGCGGCCGACGCGGTGATCGCGACACCCGCGCTCCCCATCGTGGCCGACCTCGTGTCGCCGCACGCCGCGACCGGGTACACGGCGTCGCTCCGGCGGGTGCGGTATCTCGCGAACGTCTGCCTCGTGCTGGAGCTCGACCGCAGCCTTTCGAGCACCTACTGGCTCAACGTCAACGATCCGACCTTTCCGTTCGTCGGCATCATCGAGCACACCAACTTCGAGCCCGCGGAGACGTACGCGGGGCGGCACATCGTCTATCTCTCGAAGTATCTGCCGGAGGATGCGCCGCTGTGGCGGATGAGCGACGACGAGGTGCTCGAGTTCAGCCTGCCGCACCTCCAGCGGATGTTTCCCGCGTTCTCGCGCGAGTGGATCCTGGCCGCGCACGTCTGGCGGGCACGGCACTCGCAGCCCCTCGTCGTGCGGCACTACGGTGCGCTGATCCCGGAGACGGAGACACCGCTCGGCGGCGTCTATCTCGCGACGATGGCGCAGGTCTATCCCGAGGACCGCGGCACCAACTACGCGATCCGCGAGGGACGCGCCGCCGCGCGCCTCGTGGCCGACCGGCTGGCCGGTGCGCCGCGCGACACGCCGCGCGACAGCGGGCGCTTTCGGAAGGCCGGCGCGGGCCCCCAACTGGTTCCGGCGTGACGGCGACTCGAACGGCCGCAGGGGCGGAGCCGGTACCGCCGGTATCGTCCAACGGTTCGGCCGCAGGGCGGCAGAGCGTGCCGGTTCCTCCGCCAGCGCACTCCCCCGGGGTGGGACAGCGGCTCGATACCGGGGCCGTCCTCACGTTCGTAGCACTCGCCGCGGCAATCGCCCTCGGCTGCGCGCTCCGATCGTACCTGGTCCTCTCGCGCGACTTTCCGCTCAACGACGGCGGCCTTTTCTACACGATGGCGCGCGATCTCCAGCGAAACGGGTACCTCATTCCGCCGACCACGTCGTACAACGGCGGCGCGCTGCCGTTTGCCTATCCGCCGGTGGGCATCTACGCGGCGGCGCTCGTCTCAGGCGCCGGGCTCATGAGCCTGCTGGATGCGCTCCGGTTCCTGCCGCTCGGCGCCACCTGCCTCACGCTGGTGCCGTTCGCACTTCTCGCCCGCGAGCTGCTGCCGTCGCGCACCGCGCAGGTGGGGGCCACGTTCGCCTTTGCCGTGGTGCCCCGCAGCTTCGATTGGCTGCTCATGGGCGGCGGGCTCACCCGCGCGTTCGGGTTTCTCTTCGCGCTCAGCGCGATCTGGCTCATGGCCCGGCTCTTCCGCACAGGAGACCGGCGCTGCCTCGCCGCCGCCGCCGTCGCCGCGGCGCTCTCGGTCGCGTCGCACGTCGGCACGGCGCCATTTCTCGTGCTCAGCATCGTGCTCGTATTTCTGGCGTACGGGCGGAGTGCCGCCGGCGTACGCTGGATGCTGCTGCTCGGGCTCGGCACCGCCGTGCTGAGCGCGCCCTGGTGGGCGACCGTGCTCGCGCAGCATGGGCTCGCGCCGTTCCGCGCGGCGAGCGCCACCGGGGCGTCGATCTTCTCGGGCGGGCCCGCGCGGTATCACATCCGGGTGACGCTTGCCGCGCTTGGCATCGGGACGACGGGCGAGGCGATGGCGCCGATCGTCTGGATGCTCGCGGTCGTCGGGGTCGTTGCGACATTGGTGCGGCGCGCATTCCTGCTGCCGATCTGGTGGCTGTTCATCCTGGTGCTCGATGCGCGGCAGGGGCTCACCTTCGCGACGGTGCCGGTGGCGCTGCTGGCCGGGCTCGCCGTAGCGGACGTGCTGGTGCCGCTCACTACGGGCAGACTGCCCGCCACCCGAACGCGTGGGGCCGGGCTTGAGAGTCCGGCGCCGGCGCGCGGCGGCGCCCGCGGCTGGGGCGCACTCGTGACGGCCGCCGTGCTCGCCGGCCTCATCGCGTATTCCGCGCACTGGGCCACCAACCGCGAGCCGTCGTTCGGTGGCGACGGCTGGTCGCTCGAGGCGCTGGCACCCGCGGAGCGCTCGGCCATGGCATGGGCGCGCACGGCAACGCCCGCGGGTAGCCGATTTCTCGTGGTGACCAGCGCAGGGTGGTCGGAGGATCGCGCGGGCGAATGGTTCCCGAGCCTCGCGGAGCGGAGGAGCATCGCCACGGTGCAGGGCACCGAATGGATGCCCCATCGGGAATTCGCGCGGATGGTCACGCTGCACGAGAAACTGCAGTCGTGCGCCGAGCGCACGGAACGCTGTCTCGATCAGTGGTTCGCCACGAGCGGCCTCGGCGCAGAGTATCTCTTCGTGCCGAAAGCGCCGAGGTGGCCTTGCTGCCGGACGCTGGTGCAGGACCTGGCGGCGAGCCCGCAGTGGGAGCGCGTCTTCGACGGGCCGGGTGCCACGATCTTCCGGCGGCGAGGAGCCCCCGCGGATTGACGGAATCCGTCTATCGGCCGCTGCCCTGCGCCGGCGGGTCGACGTGCAGCACCGCCATCATCCCGGATCCAAGATGCTCGGCGATGTGACAGTGGAGCATCCACGCACCCGGGTTCGACGCATCGATCAGCAGATCGACCGTGGCGCCGACGGGAATGAGCGCCGTGTCCTTCCAGACGAGATTGGTGCTGGGAACGCCGTCGCGTGCCACGACGAGCATCCGCTGACCGTGCAGGTGGATCGGGTGCTGCATCGGATGGAAGGACGTCGGATCGTTGAAGATTCTGAGCTTCACCACCGATCCGGCCGACACATGCCAGTCGATGTCCATGTTCTCCTTACCCGTGACGTCGTCGCGCAGCACCCAGCGCACCTGCTTTGAGGTGGAGAGCCAGTTCATGTCGGGCATGCCGTCCACCCACTCCACCGGCGCGTAATACGCGGTGTCGATGCTCATGAACTGCACGGTGGCGAGAGGCAGCGCGGTAGTAGCGAGGGCGAGGGTGAGCCGCTTGTCGGGCGGCCGGTCGAAATACCCGCGATAGCGGTCGATGTCGCGGCTTACGTCCGGATGGGCGCCGAGCGTGGAGAACGCTCGGCCATAGTCGGGTGCCACGGGCGCGGCGTCGACCGTCACCATGCCCAGCGTGTCGACCTCGGGGACGAACTCGCCCTGGTAGTGGTTGATCGCCTGCACCGCGTTCACCAGCGGCACGCGGCCGGCGCGGTCGAAGCGCACCTCCACGACGTACCGCTCCGCCGGCGCGAGCACCACGCTCATCACCCGCTCCTCGCGCTCGAAGCGGCTCTGGTCGCCGGCCAGGAGCTTCATCGGCGCGCCGCCGAACGACACGTTCCAGGTGCGCGAGCTGGACACGTTCACGAGCTGAAAGCGCACCACCTCGCCCCGGCGCACGTGCAGGGCGTAGTCCGGCTCGCCGTTCACGAGCAGGACGTTGCCCACCCGTCCCATGAGCGCAAAGTCGGGGCCCTCGCGTCCGAACGGGATCAGGCTGTCGGCGTTCACCAGAAGATCGCCGAGCATGAGCACGGCGTCGCGATTGGCGGGCGGGTAGTAGTCGCTGTCCGGTGAATCCACCAGCATCGCGCCGTAGAGACCCATCGCCTGCTCGACGTCCTCGCGCACGTGCGGGTGGTACCAGTAGATGCCTGCATCCGGAAAGTGGATGCGGTAGATGAAATCGGCGCCGGGCGCCACGGGCTCCTGGGTGACGCCGGGCGCGCCGTCGGAACGATTATCCAGCCGCACGCCGTGCCAGTGCACCGCGCTCGGCAGGTCGATGCGATTGTGGAAGCGGACGACGATCGTCGCGTTCCGCGGTACGCGAATGAGCGGGCCCGGCACCTCGCCGTTGTAGCCGTACATCGCGAACGCGTGGCCCGCGATCGCGCGCCGCACGAGCGTGGCGGTGAGGTCCAGGGTGTCGCCGTTCTTGAGGCGCACGACCGCCGAAGCCTTCGCGGCCGGCAGCCGCGCCAGGTCGAGCCCCGCGCCCGGAAGGAAAGGGGTCACACCGGGGGCGAGCCCTACGAGCCCCGGCATCATGGGCATGCCCGCGGGCATGGGGATCGGCATCACCATCGCGTGCTCCGACATGCCGGGCATGTCGTGCATGGGCGCGGGGTTCGTGGGCGATGCGTGCGGGGCGGACGGCTGCTGCGCCGGGGAGGCGACGGGCAGGAGCAGGAGCACGGCCGCGAGCGGCTCGGTCCACATCGCGCGCGCCCGGCCGGTCACGGCGCCACGCCCCGGAACAGCGGGTGGGTGAGGAACGACTGCAGCCAGCCGCTGGGCGAGGTGCCGTGGAGCACCGTCGGCCCCGCGTGCGCCGCCGGCATCGAGTCGGCCTCGGCGGTGATGACGAGAAGAAATTTGTTGAGCTCGGCGGGACCCACGGTGCTCGTGCCCTTGGCGACGACGCCGAGCCGGGTCCAGCGGCTCAGGTCGGGCGTCACTTCCCAGGCGACGTAACTGGAGAACGCGCCAAGAGTGGAAGGCGCGGGAAGGGCCGAAGCGGTGATCTGAACGTCGTACCGCGCGCGGCCGTCGGCCGTGACGGCGACGCCGAAGGGGGAGGGCGCGTAGACCAGCCTCGCGTGCCCCCGCGCTGCGGGGGCCGTCGGCGTGGAGAAGAGTGCGATGTCGTAGGGGCCGGCCGCGTCCGAGAGTGTCGAGCCCGAATGTGCGGCCGGGAGCGGTGCCGCGGCGAGGAGCACCGCGGCCGCCAATGCGAGCCTCACCGTGCGCCCGCGGATGCGCGCTCTTTGGGTGCCCCCTCCGGGCCGTGATCGTAGTCCTGCACGCTCGAGATGTTCGGCATCCCGTAGTCGCGGCCGTTCCAGCCCTTGAAGCCGTCCATCCGGAAGAGCCAGAGTCCGCTCCGCATATCGGAGAGCGCAATGAGCCCATCCGAGTTGCGCACATCGACCCCGAACGCGCCCTGCTCCACGCTGATCGTGCTCTGCCAGCCATTGTCCGGCGTGCCGCCGAAGCCGTGCTCGTGCTCGCACCCGCAGGTGAAGTACGCGCCGTCGGTCCTGGGGTTCTTCGGGTCCTTGAGGTCGAAGATCTGCAGGCCGTCCTCGTACGCCGATACGAACACGTACGGCCAGCGCACCTCGTGGTTGTGCGAGAGGTCGCGCCAGTCGGCGGCCCAGGCGCTCAGGGCCACGTCGAGGTTCTGCTCCTTGCCCTGCTGGCCCGGCTGCAAGTCCCAGATCCGGAGCGGGGTGTACTGGTACTCAGTTTCGGTCACGGCGTAACGTCCGTCGGGCGAGGGCGTGAAGGTGTGCGCAACGTCGAGCCCGAGACCGGTGATGGTGAAGAGCTGGGTGGGCGCCTCGGGGTGGGTCACGTCCCATACCGAATATCCGCCGAGGCCCGCGCCGTAGAACTTGTCCTGGTGCGTGGCCGGGTCGTAGCCCACGTAGAAGTCGTGGTAGCCGCCGGCGCCGATCTGCTTGAACGGCGTCGGATTCGGCACCGCGCCCACGAGCCAGGTGCTCGAGTCGGCGCCGCTCACCACCTTGCCCAGATCGTATACCAGCGCCTTGGGCTGATTGATGGTCGCGAAGTAGAGCACGCGTCCATCAGAGTGCTTGTAGGCGAAGGTATTGTGGAATCCGCCGGGCGCTTCCGGATATCGGATGCGCGCCACCACCTTCACGCTCCTGGGGTCGGGCAGGCCGGTGACGTCCAGGATCACGGCCCCGAGGTCCGCATCGGGACTCCCCTGAAAGAATTGGAACGACTGCGCGTAGTAGTAGCGGCTGCCGATCTTGAAGTACTTCCCGTCCATCGCGCCGATGCCGCGGTGCAGCTCCGGATTCTCTATGGTCCAGTCGACGATCTTCTTCGGGTGTGACGGGTCGCGGATGTCGTAGATCTGGGTATCGAAGTTGACGAAGCCGGAGACGTAGACGTACGGGCGGCCCGGATCCTGTTCCAGCTCGACGTCCGCGGCTTTCCAGGCGCCGGGGCTCGTGACCGCGTGGCCCAGCATATGGACGTTGGCGGTGCCGCCGTGCTTCTGATCGAAGGGGCGGACGCTGGTGCCGGGGTCCTGCGCCCGTGCGGTGGTGGGATGTGCGGCGGCGAGTGCGCACGCGGACGCGCACGCGCATACGATGGCGAACGCTCGACGCATCGAGCCTCCTCGTGTGATGTCGACGGCGGCGCTCACGGCGAGGCGCCGGCGAGTTTCTGGAAGCGCGGATTCTTCCGCAGCGGCTCGAGCGTCGGGTCGATCCTGAGCCAGGCGGGCGAGAGATAGTACGGCCGCGCCAGCACCTGCTCCAGCAGGTCGATTGCCTTGTCCGACTCGCCGACGAGCGTATAGATCCGGGCAAGCTGGTGCAGGAAGTAGACGCCCTGGTAGCCGTCCTTGCTCACCGGGAGCAGCGCCACCGCCTTCTCTCCGTCGCGCATCGCCTCGGCCTTGCGGCCAAGGTAGGCGTAGGCCAGGCCGGCGACGGCGTAGTAGGATGGGTCGTCGGGCGTCTGGTTGACGATGGCCTCCGCCGCGACCCTGGCCGAGTCGGCGTATGCTCGCGCGCGAGCCGAGTCGCCCCGGAGCGCGTAGGTCTGGGCGAAGCATATCGCCCGGTTGGCGGCATCATCCCCGAAGGGCTCGGGCGTGAGGCGGAGGAGCAATTGCTGTTGCTGATCGTCCAGCACCCAGAAGAGATCCCAGTACGTCGCGACGTAGGCCACCAGCGCGATCGGATCGACGCGGGCCGACGCGGACTTGAGGACGGCACGCGCCCCCGGAAGGTTGCCCTGCGCCAGGAACACCATGGCCTTGGTCTCGTTCAGATCCGCAGACTCGGGGTCGAGCGCGAGCGCGCGGTCGGCGGCCTCCATGGCCTCGGGATAGCGCTTGAGCCAGAGCAGGGTCTGCGCCGCCCGTCGCGCGGTGCCTGCCGAGCGCGGATCGAGGGCCAACGCCTGCCGGAGTGATGCGAGGCTCTGATCGAGGTGACCTTGGCTCCGCTCCACCAATGCGATGCCGGTGAGCATCTCCGCATCGTTCGGTGCGGCCTTCCGCCCCAGTTCGTATTGCTCGAGCGCCTTTGGAAAATCGTGCTCGAGCCCGCTGTAATAGTCGCCCAGAGCCAGGTAGGTGGCCGGCGCGGCCGGTGCGAGCGCACGTGCCCGCGCGAGGGCGCCGCGGCTCGCCACGAGGTCGCCGGGTGTCGGGGGCGCCTGGGCGGCGTGGGCGCGGGCGAGCTGGGCCCACGCGAGCGCGAAGTTTGAGTCGAGCGCCACCGCCCGCTCGTAATAGCCGATCGCGCGCCGGAGCTCGGGCACCGTCGCGGTAATGAGCCCGCCGGCCGCCTCGTTGCCTTTGAGGAAGGCGTCGTACGCCGCGAGGTTCTGCGTGGGCTTCTCGGCGATGGTCTCGCGCGCCGTCGTGCCGAGCGCCACGTCGAGCGCCTGCGCCACGCGGCTCGCGATATCGGCCTGGACCTGGAACACGTCGGTCATGGTGGCGTCGAACGGCTGCTGCCACCTCGTCGTGGGCGCGGTGCCGCCGCCCACCTGCACCAGCTCCGGGCTCACCTGCACCCGGTTGGCGCCGCCGGACTTTTCCCACCGGACCGTGCCGGAGAGGATGTAGCGCACGCCGAGTTCCTGCGCGATCTGCTGCGGGGTCTTGGCCGTCTTCTTGTACGGCGCGGAGCTGGTTCGGGCGATCACCTGGAGCCCGGGAATGCCCGCGAGCTTGCCTCGGACGGCATCGGTCATGCCGTCGGCGAAATAGTCGTCGTCCGGTGCGCCGAGGTTCTCGAAGGGGAGCACGGCAATGCCCTTGGGGCCGGCGTCCATCGCATCGTCGGCGACCGCGTGGGTCCTGCGCCACGCGAAGAGCACGCCGAGCCCGAGCAGGAACCCGATGCCGAGAAGCACCGCAGAGCGCCGGGCGGCGAGCGCGGCGAGCGGACGCCACCCGCGTCCGGCTGATGACACCGGCGCCGCGCCG
Proteins encoded in this region:
- a CDS encoding multicopper oxidase family protein, which codes for MTGRARAMWTEPLAAVLLLLPVASPAQQPSAPHASPTNPAPMHDMPGMSEHAMVMPIPMPAGMPMMPGLVGLAPGVTPFLPGAGLDLARLPAAKASAVVRLKNGDTLDLTATLVRRAIAGHAFAMYGYNGEVPGPLIRVPRNATIVVRFHNRIDLPSAVHWHGVRLDNRSDGAPGVTQEPVAPGADFIYRIHFPDAGIYWYHPHVREDVEQAMGLYGAMLVDSPDSDYYPPANRDAVLMLGDLLVNADSLIPFGREGPDFALMGRVGNVLLVNGEPDYALHVRRGEVVRFQLVNVSSSRTWNVSFGGAPMKLLAGDQSRFEREERVMSVVLAPAERYVVEVRFDRAGRVPLVNAVQAINHYQGEFVPEVDTLGMVTVDAAPVAPDYGRAFSTLGAHPDVSRDIDRYRGYFDRPPDKRLTLALATTALPLATVQFMSIDTAYYAPVEWVDGMPDMNWLSTSKQVRWVLRDDVTGKENMDIDWHVSAGSVVKLRIFNDPTSFHPMQHPIHLHGQRMLVVARDGVPSTNLVWKDTALIPVGATVDLLIDASNPGAWMLHCHIAEHLGSGMMAVLHVDPPAQGSGR
- a CDS encoding protein kinase — encoded protein: MSDLAHRLSAALADRYVIERELGRGGMAMVYLARDLRHDRPVALKVLHPELAAALGGERFQREIKLAARLQHPHILTVHDSGGIPADSGGPFLWFTMPYVEGETLRGRLNREKQLPVDDAVRITREAADALEYAHRHGVVHRDIKPENILLSGSHALVADFGIGKALGAESGDHLTETGLTVGTPAYMSPEQASGERDLDGRTDIYSLGAVLYEMLAGQTPFTGPTAQAVLVQRFTETPRPLHTLRATVPEAVERAVERALARAPADRFLSAAEFARSLDPSGSFGAAPTARVTPASAPDRQDAARDSGAAPVSSAGRGWRPLAALAARRSAVLLGIGFLLGLGVLFAWRRTHAVADDAMDAGPKGIAVLPFENLGAPDDDYFADGMTDAVRGKLAGIPGLQVIARTSSAPYKKTAKTPQQIAQELGVRYILSGTVRWEKSGGANRVQVSPELVQVGGGTAPTTRWQQPFDATMTDVFQVQADIASRVAQALDVALGTTARETIAEKPTQNLAAYDAFLKGNEAAGGLITATVPELRRAIGYYERAVALDSNFALAWAQLARAHAAQAPPTPGDLVASRGALARARALAPAAPATYLALGDYYSGLEHDFPKALEQYELGRKAAPNDAEMLTGIALVERSQGHLDQSLASLRQALALDPRSAGTARRAAQTLLWLKRYPEAMEAADRALALDPESADLNETKAMVFLAQGNLPGARAVLKSASARVDPIALVAYVATYWDLFWVLDDQQQQLLLRLTPEPFGDDAANRAICFAQTYALRGDSARARAYADSARVAAEAIVNQTPDDPSYYAVAGLAYAYLGRKAEAMRDGEKAVALLPVSKDGYQGVYFLHQLARIYTLVGESDKAIDLLEQVLARPYYLSPAWLRIDPTLEPLRKNPRFQKLAGASP